A single region of the Nicotiana sylvestris chromosome 6, ASM39365v2, whole genome shotgun sequence genome encodes:
- the LOC104210734 gene encoding large ribosomal subunit protein eL31-like produces the protein MVEKTKGRKEEVVTREYTINLHKRLHSCTFKKKAPTAIKEIRKFAQKAMGTKDVRVDVKLNKQIWSRGIRSVPRRVRVRIARKRNDDEDAKEELYSLVTVAEIPAEGLKGLGTKIIEDED, from the exons atggtggaaaaaacaaaaggaagaaaagaagaagtggTTACCAGAGAGTACACCATTAATCTCCACAAGCGCTTGCATAGCTG CACATTCAAGAAGAAGGCCCCTACAGCCATCAAGGAGATCCGGAAGTTCGCCCAGAAAGCTATGGGCACAAAGGATGTCAGAGTGGATGTGAAGCTGAACAAGCAGATCTGGAGCAGGGGCATCCGAAGTGTCCCAAGGCGTGTCAGAGTCCGTATTGCTCGCAAGAGGAATGATGATGAGGACGCAAAGGAGGAGCTCTACTCTCTGGTTACTGTTGCAGAAATCCCAGCGGAGGGATTGAAGGGTCTTGGCACCAAGATCATTGAGGATGAAGATTAA